In a single window of the Flavivirga spongiicola genome:
- a CDS encoding site-specific integrase — protein sequence MNINKMTILFLLHKHKVNKKGKCPIRCRITYLKKRKEFSLGLFLNPDYWSSKQQKAKPPNPDNNYINTQLSLISQKINEAFLFLQVSNETFDVDDVYLKYKGENIKTHKTLLEVFKLHNERMNKLVGIEYTNSTYRKFIEAKKHTTNFIKHQYNKNDILLESIKMNFLRDFDFYLKSEFGHKQITINKSIQRVRKIVKLALAEGWLEKDPFILYKPKRYEIRVVFLTKEELKDLEDYQFAQSRLSQVRDMFVFCCYTGLAYAEMSNLSREHLIKGFDGNTWIKMYRKKTNTTVSVPLLDKANEVLMKYCQNDRLLPVITNQKFNSYLKEIAVIVGINKRLTHHIARKTFATTVLLYNDVPMEIVSELLGHSKMQITQRHYAKVVQKSVSDLTKLLNKKLNN from the coding sequence ATGAATATCAATAAAATGACTATACTTTTTCTTTTGCATAAACATAAAGTAAATAAAAAGGGAAAGTGTCCTATTAGATGTAGGATTACCTATTTAAAAAAACGTAAAGAATTCTCATTAGGTCTATTCTTAAATCCAGATTATTGGAGCAGTAAACAACAGAAAGCAAAACCACCAAATCCAGATAATAATTACATCAATACACAATTAAGCCTTATTAGTCAAAAGATTAATGAGGCTTTTTTATTTCTACAAGTTAGCAATGAAACGTTTGATGTAGATGATGTTTATTTGAAGTATAAAGGAGAGAATATAAAGACTCATAAGACGCTTTTAGAGGTGTTTAAATTGCATAATGAACGCATGAATAAGTTAGTGGGTATAGAATACACAAACTCTACTTACAGGAAGTTTATTGAAGCTAAAAAACATACAACTAATTTCATTAAACATCAGTATAATAAAAATGATATTTTACTAGAATCTATTAAAATGAATTTTCTTAGAGATTTTGATTTCTATTTAAAATCTGAGTTTGGGCATAAGCAGATAACTATTAATAAAAGCATACAGAGAGTACGTAAGATTGTAAAGTTGGCATTAGCAGAAGGTTGGTTGGAGAAAGACCCTTTTATATTATATAAACCTAAGCGTTATGAAATTAGGGTTGTATTCTTGACTAAAGAAGAATTGAAAGATTTAGAAGATTATCAATTTGCTCAAAGTAGGCTGTCACAAGTAAGAGATATGTTTGTGTTTTGTTGTTATACAGGGTTGGCTTATGCTGAAATGAGTAATTTATCCCGAGAGCATCTAATAAAAGGATTTGATGGTAATACCTGGATAAAAATGTATAGAAAAAAGACTAATACAACCGTTTCTGTTCCTCTATTGGATAAGGCTAATGAGGTTCTAATGAAGTATTGTCAAAATGATCGTCTATTGCCAGTAATTACAAATCAAAAATTTAATTCTTATTTAAAGGAAATTGCAGTTATTGTAGGGATAAATAAGAGATTAACTCATCATATAGCAAGAAAGACCTTTGCAACTACTGTATTGCTTTACAATGATGTGCCTATGGAAATTGTTTCTGAATTACTTGGACATTCCAAAATGCAAATTACACAACGTCACTATGCTAAGGTTGTTCAAAAGAGTGTAAGTGACTTAACGAAACTTTTAAACAAAAAACTTAACAATTAG
- a CDS encoding CPXCG motif-containing cysteine-rich protein — MLEQFFTCPYCWERISVLIDNSISKQSYIEDCEVCCNPILVSIQFLNSELIDFQASSIEQ, encoded by the coding sequence ATGTTAGAACAATTTTTTACTTGCCCATATTGTTGGGAAAGGATTTCTGTATTGATTGATAATTCTATCTCTAAACAATCCTATATTGAAGATTGTGAGGTGTGCTGTAATCCCATTCTAGTATCCATTCAATTTTTAAATTCGGAATTAATAGATTTTCAGGCTAGTAGCATTGAACAATAA
- a CDS encoding Two component regulator three Y domain protein: MKTLKLLAISFFVTAYSFANISSTEKDALIALYNATKGPEWNATWDLNTTIDTWYGIKVENNKVVEINLQFNNLQGELPQEIGNLTHVKKINLGFNKLTGKLPLTLKNLKELTSLELFMNNFEGDIPSELGELKKLEALKLYSNKFAGNIPNSLMSLTNLKELLLGSNYLTGNIPKEIYALSKLQKLSLMDNKMDGEIPVEIAQLANLEELLLSTNQFTGDVPMELMNLTKLNTMMVSDNNLNEEYISVSGKNPPSLMHLQMQNSTATMDLEKE; this comes from the coding sequence ATGAAGACTTTAAAACTTTTAGCAATAAGCTTTTTTGTAACGGCTTATTCATTTGCTAATATTTCTTCTACCGAAAAAGATGCACTAATTGCTTTATATAATGCAACCAAGGGCCCTGAGTGGAATGCTACTTGGGATTTAAATACCACTATCGATACATGGTATGGTATTAAAGTAGAAAATAATAAGGTCGTTGAAATTAACTTACAATTTAATAATCTTCAAGGAGAGTTACCACAAGAAATAGGGAACTTAACTCATGTGAAGAAAATTAATTTAGGCTTTAATAAATTAACAGGAAAGCTACCATTGACTCTAAAAAATTTAAAAGAATTAACATCTTTAGAATTATTTATGAATAATTTTGAAGGAGATATTCCATCAGAATTAGGTGAGTTAAAAAAATTGGAGGCGTTAAAACTTTATAGTAATAAATTTGCTGGCAATATTCCTAATTCACTAATGAGCTTAACTAATTTAAAAGAACTTTTATTAGGAAGTAACTATTTAACAGGTAACATTCCAAAAGAGATATACGCTTTGTCAAAACTACAAAAGTTAAGTCTTATGGATAATAAAATGGATGGTGAGATTCCTGTTGAAATAGCACAATTAGCAAACTTAGAAGAGCTATTATTGTCTACAAACCAATTTACAGGTGATGTACCAATGGAGTTAATGAACTTAACTAAGTTAAATACTATGATGGTGAGTGATAATAATTTAAATGAAGAATATATTAGTGTTTCTGGTAAAAACCCTCCCAGTTTAATGCATTTACAGATGCAAAACTCTACAGCTACTATGGATCTTGAAAAAGAATAA
- a CDS encoding ABC-F family ATP-binding cassette domain-containing protein — translation MMNIHNLSISFQGEYLFEDITFKLGNGDRIGLIGKNGAGKSTMLKILSKEMEPDTGQIAADKELKIGFLKQDIDFVLGRTVLEEAYEAFTEIKVLEAKMEGINTQLAERTDYESKDYNQLMIDINELQHQYEILGGYNYQGDTEKILQGLGFKRPDFNKLTDTFSGGWRMRIELAKLLLQNNDILLLDEPTNHLDIESIIWLEGFLKNYPGAVVIVSHDKMFLDNVTNRTIEISLGRIYDYPKPYTKYLVLREELRTQQLASQKNQQKQIEQTEKLIEKFRAKASKATMAQSLIKKLDKIDRIEVDADDSSVMTLNFPVSITPGKVVVETENVSKNYGNNQVLKNIDLLIERDSKTAFVGQNGQGKSTLAKIIVGDIKHDGHLKLGHNVQIGYFAQNQAEYLNGSKTVLDTMIDAANETNRSKVRDILGSFLFRGDEVEKYVRVLSGGERNRLALAKLMLQPFNVLIMDEPTNHLDIKSKNVLKEALKRFEGTLILVSHDRDFLQGLTNLVYEFKDHKIKEYLGDIDYYLEQRKVESLRDVEKRTVVKDVPKEKNHQSYEDQKKLKSLNNRLSNVEAQINQLERDIKTIDLELETNYETVTSKANFFDNYQKMKTDLQGFMEKWEGIQLEIEQFNE, via the coding sequence ATGATGAACATTCATAATTTATCGATTTCATTTCAAGGTGAATACCTGTTTGAAGATATTACATTTAAACTAGGTAATGGGGATAGAATAGGTCTTATTGGGAAAAATGGAGCAGGTAAATCTACGATGCTCAAAATTTTATCAAAGGAGATGGAACCCGATACAGGACAAATTGCTGCCGATAAAGAACTGAAAATTGGGTTTTTAAAACAAGACATTGATTTTGTTTTAGGGAGAACGGTACTTGAAGAGGCTTACGAAGCTTTTACTGAGATCAAAGTGTTGGAAGCGAAAATGGAAGGGATTAATACCCAATTGGCAGAACGTACGGATTACGAAAGTAAAGACTATAACCAATTGATGATTGATATTAATGAGCTTCAACATCAATATGAAATTTTAGGTGGTTATAACTATCAAGGTGATACTGAGAAAATTCTTCAAGGGTTAGGGTTTAAACGACCAGATTTTAATAAGCTCACCGATACCTTTTCTGGTGGATGGCGGATGCGAATAGAACTGGCTAAATTACTTCTTCAAAATAATGATATCCTTTTATTAGATGAGCCTACTAACCATTTAGATATAGAATCTATTATCTGGTTAGAAGGATTTTTAAAAAACTATCCAGGGGCCGTAGTTATTGTATCGCATGATAAAATGTTTTTAGATAATGTTACTAATAGAACCATTGAGATTTCTTTAGGCAGAATTTATGATTATCCGAAGCCTTATACGAAGTATTTAGTATTACGGGAAGAGTTAAGAACGCAACAACTAGCGTCTCAGAAAAACCAGCAAAAACAGATTGAACAAACAGAAAAGCTTATAGAGAAGTTTCGTGCTAAAGCATCAAAAGCAACCATGGCGCAATCGCTTATTAAAAAGCTTGATAAAATTGATAGGATTGAAGTTGATGCTGATGATAGTAGTGTGATGACACTTAATTTCCCAGTGTCTATAACACCTGGAAAGGTAGTAGTGGAAACCGAAAATGTCTCAAAAAACTATGGAAATAATCAGGTTTTAAAAAATATTGATTTACTTATAGAGCGTGATAGTAAAACAGCATTTGTTGGACAAAATGGACAAGGAAAATCAACTTTAGCTAAGATCATAGTTGGAGATATAAAACATGACGGGCATTTAAAATTGGGGCACAATGTGCAAATAGGATATTTTGCTCAAAATCAAGCAGAATATTTAAATGGTAGTAAGACGGTTTTAGACACGATGATCGATGCTGCTAACGAAACCAATAGGAGTAAAGTACGTGATATTCTAGGATCCTTTTTATTTCGTGGTGATGAGGTTGAAAAATATGTACGTGTACTTTCCGGAGGAGAACGAAATCGTTTAGCATTGGCAAAATTAATGTTGCAACCATTCAATGTTTTAATAATGGATGAGCCTACAAACCACTTAGATATAAAGTCTAAAAATGTGCTGAAGGAGGCTTTAAAACGATTTGAAGGAACTTTAATTTTGGTGTCTCATGACAGGGATTTTCTTCAAGGCTTAACCAATCTGGTGTACGAGTTTAAAGATCATAAAATAAAAGAGTATTTAGGCGATATAGATTATTATTTAGAACAGCGTAAAGTTGAAAGCCTTCGCGATGTTGAGAAGCGAACCGTTGTGAAGGATGTGCCTAAAGAAAAGAATCACCAATCATATGAAGATCAAAAAAAGTTAAAGTCTTTAAATAATAGATTGAGTAATGTTGAGGCACAAATCAATCAGTTAGAGCGTGATATAAAAACTATTGATTTAGAGCTTGAAACTAATTATGAAACAGTGACCTCAAAGGCGAATTTTTTCGATAATTATCAAAAAATGAAAACTGATTTGCAAGGCTTTATGGAGAAATGGGAAGGCATTCAGCTGGAAATTGAGCAGTTTAATGAGTAG
- a CDS encoding DUF983 domain-containing protein, whose product MFKKGTKLYSILTGTCPKCHEESMFKNKNPYILSQALSMHEHCSNCKTKYKIEPSFFYGSMYVSYPVGIAFATAAFVISFFVFNASIHIVFISIIATLIVFMPIILRLSRNIWINFFMSYDKSFAKK is encoded by the coding sequence ATGTTTAAAAAAGGAACAAAATTATATAGTATTCTAACAGGTACTTGCCCAAAGTGCCACGAAGAATCTATGTTTAAAAATAAGAACCCTTATATACTTTCTCAGGCTTTAAGCATGCATGAACACTGTAGCAATTGTAAAACTAAATACAAAATAGAGCCTTCCTTTTTTTATGGTTCTATGTATGTAAGTTATCCGGTTGGAATTGCATTTGCCACGGCTGCTTTTGTTATTTCATTTTTTGTTTTTAATGCAAGCATACACATTGTATTTATATCAATTATTGCCACTCTGATTGTGTTTATGCCTATTATTTTAAGGCTTTCAAGAAATATTTGGATTAACTTTTTTATGAGCTACGATAAGTCGTTTGCTAAAAAATAG
- a CDS encoding NAD(P)/FAD-dependent oxidoreductase — translation MKVDYIVVGIGLAGISFCEQLKTHNKTFVVFDDASQLSSTVAGGLYNPIVLKRFTSVWKSKEQLEIALPLYGRLEKELQIKLDYKIPVYRKFASLEEQNDWFAASDKPILSEYLSEAIVKNKNGAIEANFGFGEVLGTGRIDVKTMIEAYKADLLKKNLLFEDAFNHDAVKIESNTIQYQNITATHIVFSEGYGIVKNPYFNYLPLVPAKGELVTIYAPDLKINYVLKAGVFLIPMGNDLYIVGATYEWKDLSNTITKKAKEDLLNKLTKLINCSYKVVNQVAGIRPTVKDRRPLVGRHQKHKNFFVLNGLGTRGVMIGPYVAKQLYNFIENNMPLEKEIDINRFSF, via the coding sequence ATGAAAGTAGATTATATCGTTGTAGGAATTGGGTTGGCAGGCATTAGTTTTTGTGAGCAATTAAAAACACATAATAAAACATTTGTAGTGTTTGATGATGCATCACAACTATCTTCTACTGTGGCAGGAGGCCTATATAACCCGATAGTGTTAAAACGCTTTACATCTGTTTGGAAAAGTAAAGAACAATTAGAAATAGCATTACCTCTCTATGGGCGTTTAGAAAAAGAGCTACAGATAAAATTAGATTATAAAATTCCTGTTTACCGTAAGTTCGCATCGCTTGAAGAACAAAATGATTGGTTTGCTGCTTCAGACAAGCCTATACTTTCAGAATATCTTTCAGAAGCAATCGTTAAAAATAAAAATGGTGCCATTGAAGCAAATTTTGGATTTGGTGAAGTTTTGGGTACTGGGAGAATAGATGTAAAAACAATGATTGAAGCTTATAAAGCAGATTTATTGAAGAAGAACTTATTGTTTGAAGACGCGTTTAACCATGATGCCGTTAAAATTGAAAGTAATACAATCCAATATCAAAATATAACAGCAACCCATATAGTGTTTTCTGAAGGATACGGTATTGTAAAAAACCCTTATTTTAATTATTTGCCACTAGTACCAGCAAAAGGAGAGTTGGTAACTATATACGCACCGGATTTAAAAATAAACTATGTTTTAAAAGCAGGTGTTTTTTTAATTCCGATGGGCAACGATTTATACATTGTAGGGGCCACTTATGAATGGAAAGACTTAAGTAATACTATTACTAAAAAAGCAAAAGAAGATCTCTTAAATAAGCTTACAAAGCTAATTAACTGCTCTTATAAAGTAGTGAATCAGGTTGCAGGAATTCGCCCTACAGTTAAAGATAGGCGCCCGTTAGTTGGACGTCATCAAAAACATAAAAACTTTTTTGTGCTTAATGGGTTAGGAACACGAGGTGTTATGATTGGTCCTTATGTAGCCAAACAGCTTTATAATTTTATTGAAAACAATATGCCTTTAGAAAAAGAAATTGATATTAATCGTTTTTCTTTTTAA
- the porN gene encoding type IX secretion system ring subunit PorN/GldN: MKLKSFLLTVTAVFTVSGMFAQANILNAKSPEEIGVRTEAQKEVDNDKPLEYGYVDDRDILFSKMVWEKIILDERSNFPLYYPTDTNNIGNDRRSLYHVLMKNIENGRIKNIYDDSYFTAKRTLKDIEAALVKVDTTELGIEQINAGEELSAEYINRRDITAADIKEYHIKGLWYFDKRQSEMKYRLLGIAPVAPDVNFIDEPEPDLVPLFWVFFPDAREVLHEAKAFNNENSSIPFSFDHILNARRFHGYIFKEENVQEDRLISEYVSQNALMQLLESERIKDKIRDFELDMWTY; the protein is encoded by the coding sequence ATGAAATTAAAAAGTTTTTTATTAACCGTTACAGCTGTTTTTACAGTGTCGGGTATGTTTGCTCAAGCAAATATATTAAACGCTAAGAGCCCTGAGGAGATTGGAGTAAGAACAGAGGCACAAAAGGAAGTTGACAATGATAAGCCTTTAGAATATGGTTATGTGGATGACAGGGATATTCTGTTTTCTAAAATGGTATGGGAAAAGATTATTCTTGATGAGCGTTCAAATTTTCCGTTATACTATCCAACCGATACGAATAATATTGGTAACGATAGACGGTCGTTATATCATGTACTTATGAAGAACATTGAAAACGGAAGAATAAAAAACATATATGACGACTCTTATTTTACAGCAAAGCGAACTTTAAAAGACATTGAAGCAGCTTTAGTTAAAGTTGATACTACCGAATTAGGTATTGAGCAAATAAATGCAGGAGAAGAGTTGTCTGCTGAGTATATTAATAGAAGAGATATCACTGCAGCAGATATTAAAGAGTATCATATTAAAGGACTTTGGTATTTTGATAAGCGTCAGTCTGAAATGAAATACAGGTTACTAGGTATAGCACCTGTTGCTCCAGATGTGAATTTTATTGATGAACCAGAGCCAGATTTAGTGCCTTTATTTTGGGTATTCTTCCCAGATGCCAGAGAGGTACTGCATGAAGCAAAAGCATTTAATAATGAAAATAGTTCTATTCCTTTTTCCTTCGATCATATTTTAAATGCCAGACGTTTTCACGGCTATATTTTTAAAGAAGAAAATGTTCAAGAGGATAGGTTAATATCTGAATATGTGTCGCAGAATGCTTTAATGCAGTTATTAGAATCCGAAAGGATTAAAGATAAAATCAGAGACTTTGAATTAGATATGTGGACTTATTAA
- the porM gene encoding type IX secretion system motor protein PorM/GldM, whose translation MAAGNLSPRQKMINLMYLIFIAMLALNMSKEVLSAFGLMNERLVESNKSAKERNHSFVENLKLKAEEQPEKYEPLKAKGETLDKLATDFDKYLEELKSKMTATVDDPTDYEIMDKGDYLDQNFFKGDKLKPEGEEFLNQINTFREGVVGLLKDEKGMEEIVKDVKDKFNTDPVKRAAGTVDWLDHNYKGFPLVASLTKMTQLQADIKTTESEVLSTMMQDTQAVQLSMTNYTTLLETSKSAYFNGEQFDGQLVLGRKDSSTKPNKVELTLDGRPLREDQYAIEDGKVKLKISTGGVGEHRIKGDLIFLEDGVETKVPVDQSFATVSKPNAATISADKMNVVYRGVKNPMTISFAGVPDNKVSASAQGLSRAGGSKYVMDATRIKGREVTINVTGTLPDGKKVSDRAKFRIKDLPKPTGTVRGEDGAIKMQKNALKISTIGAKFDDFDFELPLRVTGFKFKVPGQPTITVRGNKLDKRAQAALLKAKRGSGVQIFDVEAKAKGVSVILKKVSPVFVELTN comes from the coding sequence ATGGCAGCAGGAAATTTATCACCAAGACAGAAAATGATTAATCTGATGTATTTAATATTTATAGCGATGCTCGCTTTAAATATGTCGAAAGAAGTACTTTCTGCATTCGGATTAATGAACGAGAGACTCGTAGAGTCTAATAAATCGGCAAAAGAACGTAACCACAGTTTTGTTGAAAACTTAAAGCTTAAAGCTGAAGAACAACCAGAGAAATACGAGCCTTTAAAAGCAAAAGGAGAGACATTAGATAAATTGGCAACCGATTTTGATAAGTATCTTGAAGAATTAAAAAGTAAAATGACAGCAACGGTTGATGATCCTACTGATTATGAAATCATGGATAAGGGTGATTACCTTGACCAAAATTTCTTTAAAGGGGATAAACTTAAACCAGAAGGAGAAGAGTTTTTAAACCAAATTAACACGTTTAGAGAAGGTGTTGTTGGTTTGCTTAAAGACGAAAAAGGGATGGAAGAGATCGTTAAAGACGTTAAAGATAAGTTTAATACAGACCCTGTTAAAAGAGCAGCAGGAACTGTTGATTGGTTAGATCATAACTATAAAGGATTTCCTTTAGTAGCATCATTAACTAAAATGACACAGCTTCAGGCAGATATTAAAACAACCGAATCTGAGGTGTTGTCTACTATGATGCAGGATACTCAAGCAGTTCAGTTATCTATGACAAATTATACTACGTTATTAGAAACATCTAAATCGGCTTATTTTAACGGTGAGCAATTTGATGGACAACTTGTGTTAGGTCGTAAAGATTCTTCTACTAAACCAAATAAAGTAGAATTAACTTTAGATGGTAGACCACTTAGAGAAGATCAATATGCTATTGAAGATGGAAAAGTAAAACTTAAAATCAGCACTGGCGGCGTAGGTGAGCATAGAATTAAAGGAGATTTAATCTTTTTAGAAGATGGTGTTGAAACCAAAGTTCCTGTTGATCAATCATTTGCAACAGTTTCAAAGCCAAACGCAGCAACAATTTCTGCAGATAAAATGAATGTAGTATATCGTGGTGTTAAAAACCCTATGACTATTTCATTTGCAGGTGTACCTGATAATAAAGTATCGGCAAGCGCGCAAGGTTTATCAAGAGCTGGAGGTAGTAAATATGTAATGGATGCTACCAGAATTAAAGGTAGAGAAGTAACAATTAATGTTACTGGTACGTTACCAGATGGAAAAAAAGTAAGTGACAGAGCTAAATTCAGAATTAAAGATTTACCAAAACCAACGGGAACTGTTAGAGGAGAAGACGGTGCTATAAAAATGCAAAAGAATGCTCTTAAAATATCTACTATTGGAGCGAAGTTTGATGATTTCGATTTTGAATTGCCATTACGAGTTACTGGATTTAAATTTAAAGTTCCAGGACAACCAACAATAACGGTTAGAGGAAACAAGTTAGATAAAAGAGCGCAGGCTGCTTTGCTTAAAGCAAAACGTGGATCTGGAGTTCAAATATTTGATGTTGAAGCGAAGGCCAAAGGTGTTAGCGTGATACTTAAAAAAGTATCTCCTGTTTTTGTTGAGTTAACAAATTAG
- the porL gene encoding type IX secretion system motor protein PorL/GldL has protein sequence MAKSKASKKFMNMAYGLGAAIVIVGALFKIIHFEIGPLTGNVMLTIGLVTEAIIFALSAFEPVDEELDWSLVYPELAGGQNGNKEKESPQGMLANKLDELLKDAKIDGELMVSLGESIRSFEGAARNMSSTVDSVEATKKYGEELSLAAAQMESLNSLYKVQLESVNKQASINEESIENASKLKEQMQSLASNLSSLNGVYGGMLSAMSKD, from the coding sequence ATGGCAAAGTCAAAAGCAAGTAAAAAATTCATGAATATGGCTTATGGATTAGGAGCAGCAATTGTAATCGTTGGTGCACTATTCAAAATTATTCACTTTGAAATAGGACCTTTAACAGGTAACGTTATGTTAACTATTGGTCTTGTAACCGAAGCAATTATTTTTGCACTATCTGCATTCGAACCAGTTGATGAAGAATTAGATTGGTCTTTAGTATATCCAGAGTTAGCTGGGGGACAAAATGGGAATAAAGAGAAAGAAAGCCCACAAGGCATGTTAGCTAATAAATTAGATGAGTTATTAAAAGACGCTAAAATAGATGGTGAATTAATGGTGAGTTTAGGAGAAAGCATTAGAAGCTTTGAAGGAGCAGCAAGAAATATGTCTTCTACAGTTGATTCTGTTGAAGCAACTAAGAAGTATGGTGAAGAATTATCATTAGCAGCAGCTCAAATGGAATCATTAAATAGCCTTTATAAAGTACAATTGGAAAGTGTTAATAAACAAGCTTCAATTAATGAAGAGTCTATTGAAAATGCATCTAAATTAAAAGAGCAAATGCAATCATTAGCATCAAATTTATCTTCATTAAATGGTGTATACGGCGGTATGTTGTCTGCTATGAGTAAAGACTAA
- the porK gene encoding T9SS ring complex lipoprotein PorK/GldK, with protein MKKFILLTAVITVLASCGSKDRGELVGVQGKKWHPEKPYGMQLIPGGAFIMGKADDDLAGVHDAPAKTATVRAFYMDETEITNSEYRQFVNWVRDSIVRMKLAVLADEVGKVPDDGGIGEYAFKDADTANMSVYEKYMFENYTGLGPTGYEGRKINHDVDLVFDTADYPDEYYTEVMDTMYLPIEESYNGQRTWDVKKFKFQYSYMDIREAARNRGVKRKNAIIKEEIEVYPDTTVWIRDFAYSYNEPMHNDYFWHDAYSNYPVVGVTWQQAKAFCEWRTINKNAYQKSKKGSAMVNRFRLPSEAEWEYAARGGLQAATYPWGGPYTKSDRGCFMANFKPVRGDYAADQALYTVEAKSYEPNDYNLYNMAGNVSEWVNASYDPSSYAYTSTINPSVNDRDNKRKIVRGGSWKDVAYFLQVSSRDYEYADSARSYIGFRTVQDYMGTQVTKNSNKK; from the coding sequence ATGAAGAAGTTTATATTATTAACCGCAGTAATAACAGTACTAGCTAGTTGTGGCTCTAAAGATAGAGGCGAACTAGTAGGTGTACAAGGAAAAAAATGGCACCCGGAAAAACCTTACGGAATGCAACTAATTCCTGGAGGAGCGTTTATTATGGGTAAGGCAGATGATGATCTTGCAGGTGTACATGATGCACCAGCAAAAACAGCTACTGTAAGAGCCTTTTATATGGACGAAACAGAAATAACAAATAGCGAATATCGCCAATTTGTTAATTGGGTAAGAGACTCAATAGTTAGAATGAAACTTGCTGTACTAGCTGATGAAGTTGGTAAGGTTCCAGATGACGGAGGTATTGGTGAGTATGCATTTAAAGATGCAGATACGGCTAATATGTCTGTTTACGAAAAGTATATGTTCGAAAACTATACAGGTTTAGGACCAACAGGGTATGAAGGAAGGAAAATTAATCATGATGTCGATTTAGTTTTTGATACAGCAGATTATCCTGATGAGTATTATACCGAAGTCATGGATACGATGTATCTTCCAATAGAAGAATCTTATAATGGTCAACGTACTTGGGATGTGAAAAAATTTAAGTTCCAATACAGTTATATGGATATTCGAGAAGCAGCCAGAAATAGAGGTGTAAAACGTAAAAATGCTATTATAAAAGAAGAAATTGAAGTGTACCCGGATACGACTGTTTGGATTAGAGATTTCGCTTATTCTTATAATGAGCCTATGCATAACGATTATTTTTGGCATGATGCTTATAGTAACTATCCAGTAGTTGGTGTTACTTGGCAACAAGCTAAAGCATTTTGTGAATGGAGAACCATTAATAAAAATGCTTACCAAAAATCTAAGAAAGGATCGGCAATGGTGAATAGATTCAGATTACCATCTGAAGCAGAATGGGAGTATGCAGCCAGAGGCGGTCTTCAAGCAGCAACTTACCCATGGGGTGGACCTTACACTAAGAGTGACAGAGGTTGTTTTATGGCGAACTTTAAGCCTGTAAGAGGGGATTATGCGGCAGATCAGGCGTTATATACAGTAGAAGCTAAGTCTTATGAGCCTAATGATTATAATTTATACAATATGGCGGGTAATGTATCTGAATGGGTAAATGCATCTTATGATCCTTCATCTTATGCATATACATCAACAATCAACCCTAGTGTAAATGATAGAGATAATAAGCGTAAAATTGTAAGAGGAGGTTCATGGAAAGATGTGGCGTACTTTTTACAAGTGAGCTCTAGAGATTATGAATATGCAGATTCAGCAAGAAGTTATATTGGATTTAGAACAGTACAAGATTACATGGGGACACAGGTAACTAAGAATTCTAATAAAAAATAA